AGATCGGCATTAAACACGGCATGATCACCACCATGCACGATCGTACCAATACCCAAAAAGTGGTGGATCACGGGCATAAAGATTTACGTCGGGCACGCGCCAGTTTTGAATCCTTGATTCCGACTACCACCGGCTCGGCTACTGCGATTGCGTCGATTTTTCCGGAGTTGAAAGGCAAGCTAAACGGCATTGCGGTGCGGGTTCCGTTAATGAACGCATCCTTAACCGATTTGGTGCTGGAAATGCAGCGCGAAACCACGGTGGAAGAAGTGAATCAAAAACTAAAAGAAGCTGCAACCGGTTATTTACAAGGCATTCTAGGGTTTGAAGAGCGCCCCTTGGTGTCAGTGGATTACGAAGGCGAAACCTGTTCATCCGTGATCGACGCGCCGTCGACCATGGTGGTGAATGGCACTCAAGTCAAACTGTTAGCTTGGTACGACAATGAAATTGGCTACGTCTTACGCATGATGGAACTGGCCGTCAAAGCCGCTAAAGCAAATAAAGCCGTTTAAGCACCGAGACACAGAGTCACGAAGTTCGCTAAAGCTCCTCGCTTGATGCAACTACAGAGCCTCCGTGCCTTCGTGCCTCTGTGGTGAAAAAATAAAAGGGTTTCGTTATGTCTCCAACACAGCAATATGCAATTGTTACCGGCAACTATTGGGCGTTTACCATTACCGATGGGGCTTTGCGTATGTTGGTGGTATTGTATTTCTGGCAGTTGGGATACAGTCCGCTGGAAATTGCGTTGCTGTTTTTGTTTTATGAGTTTTTCGGTATTGTCACCAACCTAGTCGGCGGCTGGCTCGGTGCACGCTGGGGCTTGAATATCACCATGAATATCGGCCTGGGTTTACAAATCCTGGCGCTGATGATGCTCACCGTGACGCCCGAATGGTTGAGTGTGGTGTATGTCATGCTGGCGCAAGCCCTATCCGGCATTGCTAAAGACCTGAACAAAATGAGCGCCAAAAGCTCGATTAAAAACCTCGCGTCGGAGTCGTCCGGCCAACTTTATCGTTGGGTGACCTTATTAACCGGCTCCAAAAACGCACTGAAAGGCGTGGGCTTTTTTGTGGGGGCGGTGTTGCTCTCTGTATACGGCTTTGCCGAGTCGATGATGATTATGAGTGTGATGCTGGCGGTGGCTTTGTTGGTTTCGATTGTGTTTTTGGATGGATCATTAGGCAAGGCGAAAAACAAGCCCAAATTTAATGAGATGCTGTCTAAAAACCCTCGCTTAAACTGGCTATCCGCCGCACGTTTTTTTCTATTTGGTGCGCGCGATGTTTGGTTTGTGGTGGCCTTGCCAGTGTTTTTGGTGGGTGTTTTGAAGTGGGAACATACCTCGGTTGGCGCATTTATGGCCTTGTGGGTAATCGGCTATGGCCTTATTCAAGCCTTGACGCCTAAGTTGACGGGCCTAAAATCGGGCGCCAATCCAACCGATAAAACCGCACGTTGGTTAGCACTGGTGTTAGCCGCCGTGCCGTTTACGATGGCATTGAGTTTGCATATTGAACCCCAAACGATCTTAATAGCAGGTCTGGTGGTATTTGGGGTATTGTTTGCATTAAATTCAGCGGTACATTCTTATTTAATCGTTTCCATCGCGAATGCGGATGGCACCTCAAAAGACGTCGGTTTCTACTACATGGCCAACGCCGGTGGGCGCTTGTTGGGCACGGTATTGTCCGGTTACGTTTATCAAGTTGCGGGCATGGAAGCCTGTCTATATTTTTCCGCTGGTTTTATCCTTGTCGCAGGTTTACTCGTCACCAAAATGCAATATCAAGCCTAAGTTTTCCTAACCATTAAGTTGGATGAATGGGTAAAAAACGTGATTTTTTATAAGGTTTTTTTCAGGTGGCGTTGGTTTGGTGTTAGTTTATAAATCCTGATTAAAATATAACGAGGAGAATTGAATGAAATGGCTTAAGAAATTGGCTTTTGGCGGGTTGTTTTTGGTTTTGAGCTCAGTGCAGGTTCAAGCCGCCGAGTTGAACAATAATGCGGCGTTAAATGGTGTGGATGAAGTCCATGTTTTATATGACGTACGTAAGTCTAATCCTAAGGCATTATTGGCCTATCTTGGTTTTATTGAGACCAATCGTAAATATCTTGAAGAAGAAGGCGTGAAGCCAAATCAGAGAATTGTGTTTATTTCGGCATCTTTACAATTCATTACTACCGAACCTTCGGATACCGTGGCCTTAGAACATGAAGAAACGTTAGTAAAAATCGCTCAACAAGTGGAACGCCTAAAAAAAATGGGCGTAAAAATGGAAGCATGTGGCACGGCGGCGGCGTTCTTTAATATCAGTGTGGATACCTTGCTGCCGGGTATTAAACCGGTTCGTTCGGGCTTCTTATCATTGATGGGCTGGCAAGCGCAAGGTTATCAGTTAATTCCTGTTTACTAATTTAGTCACTCCACCAGGCCTGGTGATGGCTGATGAAAGACTTGTTGTGCGTATTGCATCGCGAGCAGATAGCGTTGAATGATTTCGGTAAGAGAAGCGTCTTTTGGTCGATCAAAGTCTAAAAGTCCTTGTTCGAGGGCTTTTACGGCTTTTAGGGTTTGACACATGGGGTGGTTGGTTTGACCCATGAGGGCTTCAAGTAAATGATCGTCATCTAAACCTAGCTGTTCTAAGATTTCTTCTAAAGGTCGATCCATCAACGCATCTAGCGTCGAGAAAAGGCCAACGGTAAAGTATTGGTCTTTTTGAGGGTCTTGTATCAACTCACTCACCAGTTCGCAAAACTTAGCGCGAGTTAAGGCTAGGGTAAACAATTCTGAAGGTTTGTCATCTAAGCTCGATAAGGCGATCAAGCCAATCCAATTACGCAGCTTTTCGAGTCCGCAGCGCATTACTGCGTTTTGAATTGAGGTGATTGGGTATTTAGATGGCGCATTCTGGTTGATGAAGACTAGTAGCTTTTGACTGAGTGAAACGTCATGCGTAATGATTTTGGAGAGGTCACTCAAATTTACATTGGGTTGGTAAATTTTACTCAGGAGTTGCATAACAGAAAGCTTGTTGGCCGGTAAGCGTTGGCCTTGAATGATTTGCGGACGCGCAAAAAAGAAGCCCTGAAAATAGTCAAATCCGAGCGCATCGCATTCTTTTACTTGCTCATAAGTTTCGACCTTTTCTGCCAGGAGTTTTAACCCCTTGTTTTTTAATTTCTCCAAATGAGGCTGGATAAGGTTTAGATCGTGTTTTTGAATGTCGATTTTAATAATGTCGGCATAGTTTTCGAGCACTTGGTGTTCGGCATTAAATTGGTGATCATCGAGCGCAATGGTAAAGCCTTTATGACGCAGCTGTTTGAGGGTGGTGATCAAGGCCGGCGTGACGATGTGCTCTTCAAGCAGCTCTATCACCACTTGGCGAGGATTAAAAAACGGCTGGCCCTCTTGAATTAATAGTCGATCCGAAAAGTTGATAAACACTTTATGGTCGCCTGCGATATTTTTTAGCCCCAAATCGCCCAGCGCTGTCAGGATCACTTGAGCAGAAGCCTGGTCGGCATCGTTGATATCCGCTAGGTTATCCTGTGCATTCAATCGAAACAGCAGTGCATAAGCGTAGAGATTGATATCGCTGTCAAAAATGGGTTGGCGACCAATAAAAAAGTCAATCATCGGGTTCATGCTAAAGGTCTCAAACGGAATTAATTTCAATATGATAGGGCAAAAGCGTTGTTAAGACTAATAAGAAAGCTTTGGGCTTTGTAAAGTTGAGATAAGTTGGATTAATTGGACTAATCTTGAAAGACAGTTTGTGAAAATTGCATAGATTCTAAATAAAACTTCGACAACTCTGAAACGCACAGTTTATCGGGCAAAGAAAACTCAGTTTGTCCAAGCTCCATGGCTTTGATTGCAGATAAGGTTTTGCTTAAATTACTAGTTTTAACATCGGTCAGAGTGGCGACGATAATTGGATCCAACTTTAAGCGACCTAATAACTCAGTTAGCTCAACATCCATCACCGCATCCAGCATGGAGAATAAGCCTACGGTAAAATATAGATTTTTGGAGTGATCGCCGATACGTTCGCCCACTAGTTCACAAAATTTTGCGCGTGTTAATGACATGCGAAATAATTCGATGGGTTTGTCGTCAATCCCGGCTAACGCCAACATACTCGCCCAGCTTTGTAGACGGTCTAATCCAAAACGCATCACGCCGTCGTGCACCGAGTTAATCGGGTATTTGCTGCTCACGTTTTCGGCTAGAAATTTCAAAAGTTTTTGACTGAGTGAAACATCTTTGGCAATGATTGCGCTTAGCTTGGTCATGTCAGTGTTAGGGTCGTACACGCTCGATAGGAGCTCCAAAACGGTCAATTTATTGGTGGGTAAACGTTGGCCTTTTATAATGACAGGCTTAGCAAAAAAGTAACCCTGGAAATAGTCAAATCCAATGTTTCGGCAAAACTCAAACTGTTCGCGCGTTTCGACTTTTTCTGCTAGCAGGCGTACGCCTTTATCTTTTAGGCGTTGAGCATGTTTTGCTAATAAGTCTTCACCCACATCTAAAATGTCGACTTTGATAATATCGGCATAGCTTTCAAGCTCTTCTAGGCTTGGGTTAAATACATAGTCATCTAACGCAATGGTAAAACCTTTTGAGCGCAACTCCGTTAAAGATCGCAATAAGGCCGGACTAACTTTTACATCTTCTAATACTTCAATGACCACTTGGTGAGATGGGAAAAAGGGCAGGTTTTCGCGCAGCAACAAACCTTCTGTAAAGTTAATGAAAACTTTGTGATCACTGGCGATGTCTTTAAGGCTCATGTCGCCAAATGCGTTCAGCATCACTTGTGCGGTCGCCGTATCACCAGGCAACATCGGAGCATGGTTGCTGTGTTCACAATTGCGAAACAATAACTCATAGGCGTGCATTTCAAGTTGGGTGTTGAAGATGGGTTGGCGGCCAATATAGATATCAATAAGCTCGGACATGAAGGCTATTCCAAATTAGTGGTTGATGATATTTTAAAGCAATTTTAGTCTGTTAATTTAATTAAGTTTTTAACCCTGTGCAAATTTACTCAGTAATAAGTCTTTAGCCTAGCGTCTTTCCGCAAGAGATGCCGACTGTGTTATATCTTGGCTGATTATTTGGTCTTTTTAATCGTGACTTTGTCAGATTTGGTCCTTGTCTTTTTTTTAATTTTGTTGGGTTTCTTAGCCTTTTTAGGGTTTTTAGCGGGTTTGCTGGTTACTTCTAAAGTTGGGTTGGACTCGGTTTTTTTATCGGTATCGCCCGACCAAGCCAAAGTAATACGAAGTTCTTGATGGGTTTTGGCTTGTTTAGCTTTAATTTTTAAGCGTGAAAGACCTTTGGTTCTGATGGTGACGTCATCTTCATCATTGGCGAGGTGAATTTGTCCTTTCTCAATGCTCTGGCAGATAAGGTTTAAGTAGGCCACAACCGAGGCCTGGTCTTGCAAGGATTCATGTTTAAAACTATTGGTATTTTTAGCCATGCGGAGAGCTCCAGTGTGGTTAAGTTAGATATACAAACTTAAGTTTATCAAACGATTTAAGTAGTTATTGTGACATTTTCGAATTAAATAGTTTCTCCGTCGGCTTTTATATCGCCATGCCCTGCATGGATAAAACATTGTAGAATAGTCGCATTCAACTAATTAACTAGGGTTAAGTATGTGGACCTATCCAGAAATTGATCCGGTGGCTTTAGCGCTGGGGCCGATTGCGATTCATTGGTATGGCTTGATGTATGTGATCGGCTTTGCAAGTGCTTGGTTACTTGGTTTGTTGCGCGCTCGTAACTCGTCTTTTTGGGATAAAGACAAGGTGGGTGATTTATTATTTTACTGTGCTTTGGGTGTCGTACTAGGCGGGCGAATCGGCTATGTATTGTTTTACGATTTTACTGGGTTTTTGGCGAATCCTCTGACACTGTTGATGGTATGGCAAGGTGGGATGTCGTTCCATGGTGGGTTGCTAGGCGTGACCCTGGCTATGGGGTTGTTTGCCCGCAAAATTGGCTTAAGTCTGTTTAGTGTGGCGGATTTTGTGGCCCCCTTAGTGACGATTGGTTTGTTCGCTGGACGCATTGGCAATTTTATTAACGGCGAACTCTGGGGCAAAGTGACCGATTCACCCTTGGGTATGTGGGTTTATGATCCGGTGTTAAATGAAGTTGTGCAAAAATATCCAACTCAACTTTTACAAGCTTTACTGGAAGGTTTGGTATTGTTTGCGCTGTTATGGTGGTATTCGTCCAAACCACGGCCAGCCGGTTCGGTGGCTGGTCTATTCTTGGTCTTGTATGGCTTGTTCCGCGTGGTATCCGAGTTTTTTAGAATGCCAGATGCCCATATTGGTTACTTGTTCGGTGGCTGGTTAACGATGGGAATGCTGTTGTCGATTCCCATGATTATATTGGGCGGATTGTTAATGCTGTGGGGTTATAAACGATCGTCACCAGGCCTGGTGAAAGGAAAAAACACATGAAACAATATTTAGATTTACTCCAACATATTATGGATCACGGCGTACAAAAGGGTGACCGTACAGGTACCGGAACCCTGTCGGTATTCGGTTATCAAATGCGTTTTGATTTACAAAAAGGCTTTCCGTTAGTCACGACTAAAAAATTACACATTCGTTCGATTGTGCATGAGCTTCTTTGGTTTTTAAGTGGCGATACCAATATTCAATATTTAAAAGACAATCAAGTCAGAATTTGGGATGAGTGGGCGACCGAGTCCGGCGATTTAGGTCCATTATATGGCAAGCAGTGGGTCGCTTGGCAAAGCCCAAATGGCGAGGTTATTAACCAAATCGAACAAGTAATCGAAACCTTAAAAAACAATCCAAATAGCCGACGCATGATCGTCACGGCATGGAACCCAGCAGATTTGCCGGATGAATCGGTGAGTCCGCAGCAAAACGTTGAAAACGGCAAAATGGCTTTGGCCACTTGTCATGCATTCTTTCAGTTTTATGTTGCCAATAATCGACTTTCCTGTCAGCTATACCAGCGTAGTGCGGATACGTTTTTAGGTGTGCCATTTAATATCGCCAGTTATGCCTTATTGGTGCATATGATTGCGCAACAAACCGGCTATGAGGTGGGTGAGTTTGTTTGGACGGGGGGCGACGTGCATTTATATAACAACACATTGGAACAGGCTAAATTGCAGTTAACGCGTGACCCCATGCCGCTACCAGGCCTGGTGATTAAACGAAAGCCCGATTCGATTTTTGATTATCAATTTGAGGATTTTGAAATCATAAACTACCAATCACACCCTCATATTAAAGCTCAGGTGTCGGTATGAGCATTCAAACTAACGAATCTCAAACCTTATCCATGATTGTGGCGATGGGTGAAAACCGCATGATCGGTAAGGATAATAAAATGCCTTGGCATTTACCCGATGATTTAAAATATTTTAAAGCCAAAACTTTAAATAAACCGGTAATTATGGGGCGTAAAACTTTTGAGTCCATTGGATCAAAAACTTTGCCGAATCGGCCAAATTTTATTATTAGCCGAAATGACAAGTTTCAGGCTGAGGGGGCAAGGGTTTTTAACTCGGTAGAATCGGCTTTATCTCAGTTAAAAGATTATCCAGAAGTGATGATTATGGGCGGCGCACAAATTTATGCGCAATGGATCGATAAAGTCGATCAACTGTATATTACCGAGGTAAAGGCCAGCCCTGATGGCGATGCATTTTTCCCTACCATCGACCACCAGGCCTGGTACGAGGTATCGCGTGAATCGCATCCGGCAGATGAGCACCATGCATTTGCGTTTGATTTTGTGGTCTACAAGCGACGTGAGAATTAATAGATGAACCTAAAAGCCGCGATACTTAATAGGCTATTAAAGATCGCGGTAATTTAGGGATTAATTAAGTTTTCCGAAAATAAATAAGTGAATTTAAATCGCTAAATCTTCCAGCTTTTTACCTTTTTTTAACGCCTCTTCTACCCATAAAGGTTTGCGACCTCGCCCAGTCCAGGTTTGACTTTTATCGTTTGGGTTTTGATATTTAGGCGCCACTTTTTTACCTTTTGTTTTACGCGGTTTATTCGACTCTAAACCCATAATGTCTTCCATCGTTAAGCCCAGTTTAGCCGCTTTAACTTTAAACTCTTCAACTAGGTTTTTAGTTTGTTCTTTCTGTTTTTGACTAATCAGCTTATCAATGTCTTGTTTTAATTCAACCAGTTCTTCTACAGTCATATCTTTTAGTTTATCTAAATTCATTGCGACCCCCTTGGTCTAAAAATTAAAAATAGAACGATTTGAATAACAAAATAATAATAACTTAATTAATTAATAAGGTGCAAATTACGCCAAGTTAATCTTTAATTAAACCATAATGTTTTGGTGGCTTTTAAAATGTAAAAATAGGCGGCATGATTTTAAGTTTAGACGGTGGCCAAATAGGCATTGCCTGATATAAGCTAGGCTTGTGGTGACGAAAAGAGAATTTTATTACCTTTGTCCGGATTTTTGATTAGACTGTGCCACACAAAA
The Thiomicrospira pelophila DSM 1534 genome window above contains:
- a CDS encoding EAL and HDOD domain-containing protein translates to MNPMIDFFIGRQPIFDSDINLYAYALLFRLNAQDNLADINDADQASAQVILTALGDLGLKNIAGDHKVFINFSDRLLIQEGQPFFNPRQVVIELLEEHIVTPALITTLKQLRHKGFTIALDDHQFNAEHQVLENYADIIKIDIQKHDLNLIQPHLEKLKNKGLKLLAEKVETYEQVKECDALGFDYFQGFFFARPQIIQGQRLPANKLSVMQLLSKIYQPNVNLSDLSKIITHDVSLSQKLLVFINQNAPSKYPITSIQNAVMRCGLEKLRNWIGLIALSSLDDKPSELFTLALTRAKFCELVSELIQDPQKDQYFTVGLFSTLDALMDRPLEEILEQLGLDDDHLLEALMGQTNHPMCQTLKAVKALEQGLLDFDRPKDASLTEIIQRYLLAMQYAQQVFHQPSPGLVE
- the lgt gene encoding prolipoprotein diacylglyceryl transferase, with amino-acid sequence MWTYPEIDPVALALGPIAIHWYGLMYVIGFASAWLLGLLRARNSSFWDKDKVGDLLFYCALGVVLGGRIGYVLFYDFTGFLANPLTLLMVWQGGMSFHGGLLGVTLAMGLFARKIGLSLFSVADFVAPLVTIGLFAGRIGNFINGELWGKVTDSPLGMWVYDPVLNEVVQKYPTQLLQALLEGLVLFALLWWYSSKPRPAGSVAGLFLVLYGLFRVVSEFFRMPDAHIGYLFGGWLTMGMLLSIPMIILGGLLMLWGYKRSSPGLVKGKNT
- a CDS encoding amphi-Trp domain-containing protein, which encodes MAKNTNSFKHESLQDQASVVAYLNLICQSIEKGQIHLANDEDDVTIRTKGLSRLKIKAKQAKTHQELRITLAWSGDTDKKTESNPTLEVTSKPAKNPKKAKKPNKIKKKTRTKSDKVTIKKTK
- a CDS encoding EAL and HDOD domain-containing protein, with product MSELIDIYIGRQPIFNTQLEMHAYELLFRNCEHSNHAPMLPGDTATAQVMLNAFGDMSLKDIASDHKVFINFTEGLLLRENLPFFPSHQVVIEVLEDVKVSPALLRSLTELRSKGFTIALDDYVFNPSLEELESYADIIKVDILDVGEDLLAKHAQRLKDKGVRLLAEKVETREQFEFCRNIGFDYFQGYFFAKPVIIKGQRLPTNKLTVLELLSSVYDPNTDMTKLSAIIAKDVSLSQKLLKFLAENVSSKYPINSVHDGVMRFGLDRLQSWASMLALAGIDDKPIELFRMSLTRAKFCELVGERIGDHSKNLYFTVGLFSMLDAVMDVELTELLGRLKLDPIIVATLTDVKTSNLSKTLSAIKAMELGQTEFSLPDKLCVSELSKFYLESMQFSQTVFQD
- the arsJ gene encoding organoarsenical effux MFS transporter ArsJ, whose translation is MSPTQQYAIVTGNYWAFTITDGALRMLVVLYFWQLGYSPLEIALLFLFYEFFGIVTNLVGGWLGARWGLNITMNIGLGLQILALMMLTVTPEWLSVVYVMLAQALSGIAKDLNKMSAKSSIKNLASESSGQLYRWVTLLTGSKNALKGVGFFVGAVLLSVYGFAESMMIMSVMLAVALLVSIVFLDGSLGKAKNKPKFNEMLSKNPRLNWLSAARFFLFGARDVWFVVALPVFLVGVLKWEHTSVGAFMALWVIGYGLIQALTPKLTGLKSGANPTDKTARWLALVLAAVPFTMALSLHIEPQTILIAGLVVFGVLFALNSAVHSYLIVSIANADGTSKDVGFYYMANAGGRLLGTVLSGYVYQVAGMEACLYFSAGFILVAGLLVTKMQYQA
- a CDS encoding H-NS family nucleoid-associated regulatory protein → MNLDKLKDMTVEELVELKQDIDKLISQKQKEQTKNLVEEFKVKAAKLGLTMEDIMGLESNKPRKTKGKKVAPKYQNPNDKSQTWTGRGRKPLWVEEALKKGKKLEDLAI
- a CDS encoding thymidylate synthase is translated as MKQYLDLLQHIMDHGVQKGDRTGTGTLSVFGYQMRFDLQKGFPLVTTKKLHIRSIVHELLWFLSGDTNIQYLKDNQVRIWDEWATESGDLGPLYGKQWVAWQSPNGEVINQIEQVIETLKNNPNSRRMIVTAWNPADLPDESVSPQQNVENGKMALATCHAFFQFYVANNRLSCQLYQRSADTFLGVPFNIASYALLVHMIAQQTGYEVGEFVWTGGDVHLYNNTLEQAKLQLTRDPMPLPGLVIKRKPDSIFDYQFEDFEIINYQSHPHIKAQVSV
- a CDS encoding dihydrofolate reductase, with the translated sequence MSIQTNESQTLSMIVAMGENRMIGKDNKMPWHLPDDLKYFKAKTLNKPVIMGRKTFESIGSKTLPNRPNFIISRNDKFQAEGARVFNSVESALSQLKDYPEVMIMGGAQIYAQWIDKVDQLYITEVKASPDGDAFFPTIDHQAWYEVSRESHPADEHHAFAFDFVVYKRREN
- a CDS encoding DsrE family protein, with the translated sequence MKWLKKLAFGGLFLVLSSVQVQAAELNNNAALNGVDEVHVLYDVRKSNPKALLAYLGFIETNRKYLEEEGVKPNQRIVFISASLQFITTEPSDTVALEHEETLVKIAQQVERLKKMGVKMEACGTAAAFFNISVDTLLPGIKPVRSGFLSLMGWQAQGYQLIPVY
- a CDS encoding ArsJ-associated glyceraldehyde-3-phosphate dehydrogenase: MAVRVGINGFGRMGRLALREAWAWPDVEIVHINEIATDAYGSAHLINFDSAHGRWWNEAVEENGDIVIEGQRVSYTSNKEVADTDWQSLNLDVVIEATGKFRTKESLQAYLDQGVKQVIVAAPMKEGIKNIVMGINDHIFEAGKDPIITAASCTTNCIAPVIKVMHEQIGIKHGMITTMHDRTNTQKVVDHGHKDLRRARASFESLIPTTTGSATAIASIFPELKGKLNGIAVRVPLMNASLTDLVLEMQRETTVEEVNQKLKEAATGYLQGILGFEERPLVSVDYEGETCSSVIDAPSTMVVNGTQVKLLAWYDNEIGYVLRMMELAVKAAKANKAV